A window of Macaca mulatta isolate MMU2019108-1 chromosome 7, T2T-MMU8v2.0, whole genome shotgun sequence genomic DNA:
CTTCGGGTCCCAGCAGAGGAGACGGCCCCGCAAGCTGGCCTGAGCAGCgggctgagggagaaggaggtCGCAGGTGCGGTATCCCGGCGCCAGCTGATGCGGATGCGCGCGCAGCTGTTGTTTACTAGCCGGTAACTGTTTCGGAGCCGCGGCGCGCGCAGGGTTCGCGCTGCCGGGACTGGCGCCCCCTCCCCGGCCCGACGCCAGAGCAGCAGTTACGTGACCTGGCCTTCCCCAGCCCCGGGCCCGACGGGCTGCGCCCGCGCCGCCgcagcccttcccttccctccccgcTTCTTCTTCATTCGAGGTGAACCTTGCGAAGAGAAGCCCGGGGGTGCAGTCAGAGGGCGGAACCGTCCCGCGGGCGCCCGAAAGCCCCGCCCAACCGCCGCAGCCCGCGGTGACAGAGTGCAGCACGCCTGCGCTCGCCGCGGGACACGGCAGGCGGGGCGGGGCCGAATGCGAGTGGCCAGGGGCACGACGGGAGCTGTAGTCCAGGGCACGGCCCGACCCGCGTGAAGGGGGTAAAATCCTTTTCCTTGGTCCGGCTGTGCCGCACACTCACTCTACATCTGAGGGGGCGGGCGCTCCTCCTCACCCTCAGAACCCGAGGAGCCATTTCTTTTTCACGAGTGTCTCTGAAAACATCATTCATGATTTCTTTATAAACCAGAAACACCGCTCCTATACCTGGGAATAACCCTCATTGTAATTTTCACTTAGAGGtctaaaataaagcatttttatgttaaaaaaaaattaaataaaactataaagtaggtcgggcgcagtggttcgcgactgtaatcctagcactttgggaggctgaggcgggcatatcacctgaggtcaggagttccagaccagcctggccaacacggcgaaaccctgtctctaccaaaaatacaaaaattagccgggagtgctggcgtgtgcctgtaatcccagctactccttaggatgaggcaggagaatcgcttgaactcgggaggcgaaagttgcagtgagccgagaatgcaccactgcactggggaacaagagcaaaacttcctctcaaaaaaataaacaaacaaaaataaaactgtaaattaAAGTACCTTAAACACACTTGtcctactttaattttttttcttgttcttgtccTTTAGTAAATGCTATGTCCACCTTCTAGTTGGACTGAAAATTCCAttgaataatacattttttataccTGGAGAAGACATTGAGGTATTTTCTCAAATCCATTCCATGTTTTCACCACTACATTTATTGTCgctagaatattttttcttagtgtttatttaatgtatacatgGAGGTGTTCCATAAATTTTGACTCATCGATGTTTTGTTTGAAAAGCTGTTTCCTATAGCTGTGATCAAGACCTCTAAATTTAACAATCTCCTGGGTCCAGAAACCGGCCGCTGGCTTTGCCTGGGGTCTGTGCTCCTCACAAGTGGTTATGGGTAAGCACCACTCCTAGCGATGGGAACTGTATTCCAGTAAGTTCTCTCTTATCAAATGACACACAGTCCAAATCCTTTCAAGGAATAAAggattaaaaaagttaaaaagggccgggcgcggtggctcaggcctgtaatcccagcactttgggaggccgaggcgggtggatcacgaggtcaggagatcgagactatcctggctaacatggtgaaaccccgtctctactaaaaatacaaaaaactagccgagcatggtggcgggcgcctgtagtctcagctacttgggaggctgaggcgggagaatggcgtgaacccgggaggcggagcttgcagtgaaccgagatcaggccactgcactccagcctgggagacacagcgagactccgtctcaaaaaaaaaaaaaaaaaaaaaaaaaagttaaaaagatccTGGTGGCAAAATGAAAAATTCGAATGTCAAGTGTAAACCTCCTAAAGCTTGACTCTATTTTATAAAGTCTGGGTTTCTTGATTCAGGCCCACAGCTTTCATCCATTCTCTGCAGGATCAGTTTTTTCCTCAGGCAGGCCTGCTGTTCATTCAAACTTCAGACTTTctttataaagaaacaaacagaatttTTATGAAACCCAATTTCCTACCAGTATATCTGCATTTACTTATATATACCACCTAATTCCAATATACTATCCCTGTTAAGACTTTTGTTTCTGAGCACTCATCAAGCCCTATAAATTTATGTCTCAGATGTTAATACCCCAGGgatctcttttttatttcctcaggGGGACACAGCCTCTGGTGTAAAATGAAGGCTCATTCCTCAGGGGATCTCTTACGGAAAAACTCCTTGGTATATATTCATGCCAGTTTGCTTTTTCTCCTCTATATTCATTAGGAATATTTCCAGGTTAAAGCTTTTCAGTCTACACAGGTGGTAGCATGCAGCaatgctaattctttttttttttttttttgtaagataaAGGCAGAACTGCAGCCAACATTAAAAAACTGGTAAGCAAAATCCACTTACCGACTTTGGTGCTTAAACATTTCTCCAATCATTATCCCCTTAATTGGAtaagataacttttaaaaatctttcagatCCAATGTTTTACCCAATTCTATAAGTGAACAAGCTAAGCAATAAAATTGCTTGACAGGAAACAAGTATCCCATTTCAGAATTTCTGTTAACTCTTTAAAATCCTTCAGATCCAATGTTAAGAACCCTGCAAGTAAGTGAACAGGctaagaaataaaattgcttaACAGGGAACAAGTATCTCATTTCACCATTCCTGTATGCTTcagtaatttatttgaaaataatctgTCTTCTATTAATTATGACCCCAgtggagagatttttttttcttttcagcaatCCACAACTATCCTGAACTTTTCTGCTGGGATGGtcaaaaaacaagatccaagacAAAGtttggccgggcactgtggctcacacctgtaatcctagcactttgggaggccaaggcaggaggacagcttgagcccaggagcgcaacaccagcttgggcaacatagtgagacctcgcctctataaaaaattaaaaaatggagtggatcgcttgagccagggagatagaggctgcaatgagtcgtgatcacgtcactgcactcctgcctggaccacaggagtgagaccctgactcaaaaaaaaaaaaaaaaaaaaagtctttccagGGCATGTCTTCATAAATCACATCTGTCTGTGCTAATTTAAGTTATATCTGCTTCTGGAATCTAGAATTTTTGATATCATAGAAAATAAAGATTGCAGAATTAAAATACAGACtccacaaaacaattttaaaatctatagcACTAGGCCGgccaaggtggctcatgcctgtaatcccagcactttgggaggctgaggcaggagaattgcttgaacctgggagacggaggttgtagtcagccaccactgcattccagcctggacaacagagtgagactgtcttaaaaaaaaaaaaaaaagcccaccaCTAAATCAATGAGTTCAAAGATAAGTtaataaggagaaaaatcagactaaacaggttaagtaactttctcaaagttatacaaaaaggaaatattggTCTTCTTTCAATTCACTGCCTTCTCTCTATAATATACCTATTACTTTTTCAAGTACTCTTCCATTTTTAATCAAAATGTTATTTCAAGGGATGAGAAATTACGTGACAACAGGGGTATTTTTCAGTGAATGCTGACAGCTGTGAAAGTCTTAATCTTTCTTCCCCAATACCCTCCTACCACTAACAGCACATGACCACTCTTGCTACAGGACTGAAGTTTTTCTTCCAAGTGGTGTTGTTGCAACTCTCTGGAGTGCTCTCGTCCATCATCTCCCTCCCTTTAAAACAATACTACCAATCCTTTCCTCCAACAACACAAAATAAGAGCTTTTCAAATCATTTTATCTTTAATAATCTGGTAGTAACttaaaatacgaaaaaaaaagtcaaacgtGTTCCCTTTATGGGTGATGCCACCATGACTGCCTCACACAAGCATGCTCAATCACCAGGATGAGACTGGATGCCACAGAGTATGGCTGGCAAAAAGGCATCAGGGCTCACAGACTGAGGAGTTTGGTTACGGAGTCTCCGAGGGGTAACAGGCCGCAGAATAGACATCAGTTTAAGGGGCCTTCAGAGGACAGGGCGCGGTTGCTGGGTCATGAGCACCTTGAAGCGTTTCTTGATGGTGATTCGGTGTCGAGAGTATTTGTCATCTGGGGAGAACCGAGCAGGATGGGCTGAGCAGGTCTGTTGTCCCATCGGGTCAAATTTCTGCTCCGGGAATAGAGAATGTATGTCAGTACAGGAGTGATGGGGTGGGGACAGCGCGAAAAAGGGCAAACATGAAAACAGAAGATGCAATGATCAGCTCAAAAAGTTGtacaaataaatagagaaatacaaaacttaaaaaggctgggcgcggtggctcacgcctgtaatcccagcactttgggaggccgaggcaggaggatggcttgaggtcagaagtttgagaccagcctgggcaatatggcgaaacctcgtctctacaacaaacaaacaaaaccaaccaaccaaacaaaaaaaccctaaaccaaaaattagccaggtgtggtggcgcacgcctgtagtcccagctactcgggaggctgaggcaggaagattgtttgtgcccaggaggcggaggttgcagtgagccgaggcactacagcctaggcaacaaagcgagtccctgtcttaaaaaaaaaaagaaaaaaaaagaaaaaaaagaaaagtgagtgcaatggcgctatccgggtttactgcaagctccgcctcccgggtttaagcgattctcctgtctcagcctcccaggtagctgggaaaacaggcgcacgccgccacgcccggctaatttttgtattttagtagaaacgtagtttcaccgtgttgcccagaatagtctctaactcctgagctaaggtaatccacacgcctcggcctcccaaagtgctaggattacaggcgtgagccactgcgcccggccaattttgtttttttaaaataaaaaattcgtCGCGCGCTCCCGGTTCTCCCCCACCTCGGTTCTGCACTTTCTGGTTCCCTCCACCCAGCTAGGTAACTCCGTGTATGGCCTCACCCATTCCTCCCATCTACATTTCTCGCCATGCCTATTTACAACCTATTTTCTCTCCTCACCTTCAGCGTATAGACCCGATCTCCCTCCTCGTTGAGGTAATACTGGAGAAACATGACTGCTCGTAAGCCAGAGGTCCCAATTCGCTCCGCTGCTCCGTCTGCAGGGGTCCGCCCGACCGCGTCACGTGTTCGTCAATTTCCTTCCTGCATAGCCGGAAGTCTCTCTCCTGGCACGCCGGAAAATGTAGTCAATTTTTGCCTTATTTTCAGCTAGCCAGAAGGGGGCGCACGAGGGCAGGGCTTGGCTTGGGGGGCCACACTTGCAACTTTGCAGGCTAAAACACGTGGagtgtgcctactgtgtgctaggtacACGGCGCTAGAGGGGGGTAGGGATGGATGTGGATAGAACATTGACGTATAGAAGCTTGTCTTTATCTCAAGATACACACCCCTTTCAGGAGCAGTGAGTTTCCAGTGCCTGAAGAAACAAGGGCTCCAGGATTCAGAGCCCCTTTGCCctagggaagaaggaagaggttttcttccctcccctcttttACATCCAGTTTCCCTGCTCCATTTCAAAGCGTTGGCGGTAAAGAATGCATGTTGAGTATCAATATTCCGTAAAGCGAAAATAGCGTAAAGTTATTTTATGAAACGAAGTATGTTTCAGCGGTCGAACCAAGATTTAAACTTAGGTCCCTACCGCAAATTCAGCGCTCTTTCTTATAGTGGTGAGTAGCTAATAATAGCGTAATAAAGTGCACCTTCTAGgagattttacaattttttaaagaatatagaaGTTCTCCTTATTcgtttaaagaaatgaaaatgagaaccAAAATATAATTACAAAGATCATCATTACGCCTTATTTATAATGACAAAAGCGTTGGCATATATGTTGTGTAACCAGAAAAACctgcaaggtttttttttttttagaatatggtttggccgggcgcgttggctcacgcctgtaatctcaacacttttggaggctgaggcgggcggatcacaaggtcaagagttcgagaccagcctggccaatctggcgaaaccccgtctctactaaaaatacagaaaaaattagctgagtgtggtggtgggcgcctgtagtcccagccacttcagaggctgaggcaggagagtcatttgagccggggaggcagaggttgcagcgagctgagatagcgccactgcacaccagcctgggtgacagagtggcactccgtctgaaaaaaagaatatggtttgtgaccgggtgcagtagctcaggcctgtaatcccagcactttgagaggccgagacaggtggatcacaaggtcaggagttcaagaccagcctggccaatatggtgaaaccccgtctttactaataaaaatacaaaaattagcgggacgtgctggcggtcacctgtagtcccagctactcgggaggctgaggcaggagaatcgcttgaacccgggaggcggaggttgcagtgagctgagatcacgccactggtctccagcttgggtgacagagcaagagaccctgtcccaaaaaaaaaaaaaagatatggttTGTATTTACTTGTAGTTGAATAAAAAATCTCTGCAAGTATTCACAAGAAACAGATGATACTGGTTTCCTCTGAGATAGAGAACCTAGTTACAGGAGAAAGGGGTAAGGGGTGGGAGGCAGACTTAttgctatgtattttattttgtagtttgaTTTTTGAACCTTGCTGATGTATTAcctgttaaaaattttttaaaggccgggcgcggtggctcatacctctaatcccagcactttgggaggctgaggtgggtggatcatgaggtcaggagatcgagaccatcctggctaacacagtgaaatcccgtctctactaaaaatagaaaaattagccgggtgtggtggcgggcgcctgtagtcccagctactcaggaggctgaggcaggagaatggtgtgaacccgggaggcagagcttgcagtgagcagagatcatgccactgcactccaacctgggcgacaaagcaagactctgtctcaaaaaaaaaaaaaaaaaagtatgtctaAGTAGTTAATTTTGTTAGAAAGGAAAAGGATGATTTCAGCCTTCAGGTCTTATTAATGAAAGAgtctttagaaaagagaaaagatatctcagagaaagcaagaaagacgCCATGAACCCCAGGGAAGGTCTTTTGGGGGAAATCCACGTTTGGATGAAGCTGTGGCTGTAGAGGATGGTCTGGGAATTACTGGCCTGAAATAGTCACCAGGAACCTTagcagatacattttatttttaaaatttaaaccaaaataatttaacaaaacgAAGGACTTTCTACTCTTGAGGTTTTAAACTGCATGGCAGCTTTTTTATTTAGTGAGGCTTTTCAGCAAAGGGTAAGGCTTCTGTGGAGTACAGAGCCTATGCTAGTAGATTGGACAGCTTTCCAAGGAAATGATGTGCACACAGCAATCGAGCACCTTGGATCATCTGACAATTCTAATTTTAGACTTTAGTTCCCTTGATCCTTAAGTATACAGACCAATGTGGTCTGAATTTAGTTCAGAAAATATAGCCATCATTGGATTAAGTCAGGGGTCTACCATCGACCTGCTGTTAATAGGAAGTCAGTTACAGAACTGGCTGGGATGGAAGGACACAAAATGAGATATGTTGGTGAAGAATTGAAGTATAGGGAACCAAACTCAAAACAGTAATGTgttgggaatctgagaaagaattTACAAATAGCCCTAAAGGGCGAACATCAGTTGTGTTGCCAAACTGTAGTTTGAAGGGAATTCCTGGTTTTTGCGTAGTTACTAGAACCCTTCATGGAATAtctctccccaccctcaccccacttttccctctcccctcccccacagcaGACTGCCTTGAGTTCCATATTCTAGTTCTGTTTGATCTGATCTTTACCTTCCCTTCCTTGGATCCCTGTGCACCTACTTGGAGCCAGGTTACTCTGGGTCCTGGACCTGACTGCCTCATTCTGGAGGCTTCCAGACAGCCACGGTTAGTGCCCAAAGCTGAGAGGATGGCTTCAGATGGAGGTAAGTCTTTAGGTGGTGAGGAGGATTTCTGGTACCTGCTCAAATCCTTTGGGACAAGCTCTTTGGGCTGACCTAAAGGAATGCGAGGTGCTACACCCCATCAAAGGTATCCCACTTGGGGAGGCTAGAGAAGGAGACTGTACCATTAAGACTAGGGGCCGGGGAAGGAAGAGGACCTCCTTAAGGGCAGATCAAGGTGTCTCCGAGGACACATGCTGAGTATAGAGAATGGATGGCAATTAGCAACTTGATTCTCTTGAACAGGGGGCACGTCAGCGTGTGTTCTTGTGGTGGGAGAGGGGATCAGAGGTATGTGTCTTAGGACTGGCACCGAGAGGTTTCAAGGGGGAATGCCCACGTTCATTCATCTGTCTCTTTCAGGCAACTGGAGCCTATTCTAGGATTTTGCCATGCTTGAGCCTATGAGGGGAATGGGAtgtggaggatggaggatgggagGGTAAGGTGGGAAGGACTTTAGCGGGAAAACATAATCTGTAGTTATCCGTTGCAGAGAAATGCCTTCCTGAAAACTAGGCTGGAATGTATTATAAACTGCCTCTactctggccgggcacggtggctcatgcctgtaatccgagcactttgggaggccgaggcgggcggatcacctgaggtcaggagttcaagaccagcctgaccaacatggagaaaccccatctctactaaaactacaaaaaaaaaaaaaaaaaaaaaaaaagccgggcatggtggcgcatgcctgtaatctcag
This region includes:
- the NOP10 gene encoding H/ACA ribonucleoprotein complex subunit 3 gives rise to the protein MFLQYYLNEEGDRVYTLKKFDPMGQQTCSAHPARFSPDDKYSRHRITIKKRFKVLMTQQPRPVL